Proteins encoded in a region of the Nicotiana tomentosiformis chromosome 9, ASM39032v3, whole genome shotgun sequence genome:
- the LOC104090235 gene encoding uncharacterized protein At4g04980: MAIGVFCGVVPFIFRRKPSEFKEEDTRKTRRLHTRVIKKLPSILVSKKYKAAKGSKVRNSCGVKTPKAATLHNSSVAKTTKSPTFHNSCGVASNFRIMTDIRNKILSLRDLLDLSPCDGSESANELLISTLIDLHKLYPSINPDFSLAKIDGAAIHEKVRCFCDILKSIGQMWTGNDEWMIKCKENSCSKLNDFEYVSALLEDIIKLASERMIEMTDEDEDDDEDEYEDIEDDQTRDRSPSPDAFEEDIEDDQTRERSPSPDIFEKDFSECYSSNNSSLSSSPTSILPEIITNASKKNAKASIAAPLRLSLKVQAVGKKNPIEVKHLSFHMFPNVNQDSNIEAKQDFEYSQDCEIVDLPEILLTNLENLSENSGIYWTGASNGQPVQARVTFDVFLPPSSISKLQSNVAEQAAVPPSPYILSPKLIESQGPTTPAPDSTLSPESEELKPSSQAAQPTTSGNSVTLGNSVTPPPPPPPPPTTSKNRAVPPPPSPPPRKSEIVHSSPPPLSPHKGLRGMVTSHPLPPRESNGATPAPAPPSLKPIGKVAAPPPPPMPMGKRATPPPSPPPTMPMKKGGAPPPPPPVFAGAKNLRLKKAATKLKRSSQMGNLYRSLKGKVEGSSLDGKSKGGKGKFSAASKGGKPGMADALAEMTRRSAYFQQIEEDVKNHAKTIMEMKKAIASFHTSDMSELIRFHNYVEFHLEKLTDESQVLARFEDFPFKKLEALRTAATLYSKLDSIVCTLQSWQPASPVSQHLARAERYFNKIKGDVDSLERTKDEESKKLKTHKIHFDFSILVRIKELMVDVSSNCMELAIKEKREAMAREKDGAAQINEGCKKESAQLLWKAFQFAFRVYTFAGGHDERAEKLTKELAEEIETGLHR, translated from the exons ATGGCAATTGGTGTATTCTGTGGTGTGGTTCCTTTTATATTCCGCAGGAAGCCTTCTGAGTTTAAg GAAGAAGACACACGTAAGACAAGGAGATTACATACTAGAGTAATAAAGAAATTACCTTCTATATTAGTATCAAAAAAATATAAAGCAGCCAAAGGTTCCAAAGTACGCAATTCATGTGGGGTGAAAACACCAAAAGCTGCAACTTTGCACAATTCAAGTGTGGCAAAAACAACAAAAAGTCCAACTTTTCATAATTCATGTGGAGTAGCCAGCAACTTCAGAATAATGACAGATATAAGAAACAAGATCCTCTCCTTAAGAGACTTGCTTGATCTTTCTCCTTGTGATGGCTCTGAATCTGCAAATGAG CTGCTGATATCAACTCTGATTGATCTACATAAACTGTATCCTTCGATCAACCCGGATTTTTCATTGGCAAAAATTGATGGAGCAGCAATACATGAG AAAGTGCGATGCTTTTGTGATATATTGAAATCAATCGGGCAAATGTGGACTGGAAATGATGAGTGGATGATCAAATGCAAAGAGAACTCATGCAGTAAACTAAATGATTTTGAATATG TATCGGCATTGCTCGAAGACATTATTAAGCTAGCTAGTGAAAGGATGATAGAAATGACGGATGAGGATGAGGATGACGATGAGGACGAGTACGAGGATATTGAGGATGATCAGACCAGAGATAGAAGTCCTTCACCTGATGCATTTGAGGAGGATATTGAGGATGATCAGACCAGAGAAAGAAGTCCTTCCCCTGATATATTTGAAAAGGATTTTTCCGAGTGTTATTCAAGCAACAATTCTTCTCTTTCGAGCTCTCCAACTTCAATCCTCCCTGAGATAATAACCAATGCTTCAAAGAAGAATGCAAAGGCTTCTATCGCCGCCCCTCTTCGCCTATCACTCAAGGTTCAAGCAGTTGGAAAGAAGAATCCAATTGAGGTAAAGCACCTGTCGTTCCACATGTTTCCCAATGTAAATCAAGATTCAAATATAGAAGCAAAGCAAGATTTTGAATATAGTCAAGATTGTGAAATAGTGGACTTGCCAGAGATTCTACTGACTAACCTGGAGAATTTATCAGAAAATAGTGGAATATATTGGACTGGTGCATCAAATGGTCAACCAGTGCAAGCTCGTGTTACATTTGATGTGTTTTTACCTCCATCTTCAATTTCTAAGTTGCAATCAAATGTAGCAGAACAGGCAGCAGTGCCACCTTCTCCATACATTTTATCACCAAAACTTATAGAATCACAGGGACCAACAACACCTGCACCCGATTCCACGCTCTCACCAGAGAGCGAGGAATTAAAACCATCGTCACAAGCAGCCCAACCTACTACATCAGGAAACAGCGTCACATTAGGAAACAGCGTAAcacctccacctccacctccGCCTCCTCCCACTACATCAAAAAATAGAGCAGTGCCTCCCCCTCCGTCGCCGCCTCCCAGGAAATCAGAGATAGTACATTCATCTCCACCTCCACTTTCACCTCACAAAGGATTAAGGGGTATGGTAACCTCACATCCACTTCCACCAAGGGAATCAAATGGAGCAACACCAGCGCCAGCACCACCTTCGCTGAAGCCAATTGGAAAGGTAGctgcaccaccaccaccaccaatgCCAATGGGAAAGAGAGCTACACCTCCACCATCACCACCTCCAACTATGCCAATGAAAAAGGGAGGTGCACCACCACCACCTCCACCAGTGTTTGCAGGTGCCAAAAATCTACGACTTAAGAAAGCAGCCACTAAACTGAAAAGATCATCCCAAATGGGAAATCTTTATCGATCTCTTAAAGGAAAAGTTGAAGGATCTAGTTTAGATGGTAAATCAAAAGGGGGAAAGGGAAAATTTAGCGCCGCCTCAAAAGGAGGTAAACCAGGAATGGCTGATGCATTAGCTGAGATGACAAGGAG GTCAGCATATTTCCAACAAATTGAAGAggatgttaaaaatcatgctaaAACAATCATGGAGATGAAGAAGGCCATTGCTTCTTTCCATACATCAGATATGTCTGAGCTCATTAGATTCCACAATTATGTGGAATTCCACCTTGAGAAACTAACAGACGAATCTCAG GTGCTAGCAAGATTTGAAGATTTTCCTTTTAAGAAGTTGGAAGCGTTGAGGACGGCAGCAACTCTCTATTCCAAGTTAGATTCAATAGTCTGTACTTTACAGAGTTGGCAACCGGCCTCGCCTGTTAGCCAACATCTTGCTAGAGCTGAGAGGTACTTCAACAAG ATAAAAGGAGACGTGGACTCTCTGGAAAGGACAAAAGATGAAGAATCCAAGAAACTAAAAACCCATAAAATCCATTTTGATTTCAGCATACTAGTGCGCATCAAAGAATTGATGGTCGATGTTTCCTCAAACTGTATGGAACTGGCAATAAAG GAAAAGAGAGAAGCAATGGCAAGGGAAAAAGATGGAGCTGCACAAATAAATGAAGGGTGCAAAAAGGAATCAGCTCAACTGCTTTGGAAGGCCTTTCAGTTTGCATTTAGAGTCTATACTTTTGCTGGTGGGCATGATGAGAGAGCAGAAAAGTTGACAAAAGAATTGGCTGAAGAAATCGAGACAGGCCTTCATCGTTAG